Proteins encoded together in one Meles meles chromosome 7, mMelMel3.1 paternal haplotype, whole genome shotgun sequence window:
- the BAMBI gene encoding BMP and activin membrane-bound inhibitor homolog: protein MDRHSSYIFIWLQLELCAMAVLLTKGEIRCYCDAAHCVATGYMCKSELSACFSRLLDPQNTNSPLTHGCLDSLTSTADLCQAKQARNHSGTAVPTLECCHEDMCNYRGLHDVLAPPKGEASGQGNRYQHDGGRNLITKVQELTSSKELWFRAAVIAVPIAGGLILVLLIMLALRMLRSENKRLQDQRQQMLSRLHYSFHGHHSKKGQVAKLDLECMVPVSGHENCCLTCDKMRQADLSNDKILSLVHWGMYSGHGKLEFV, encoded by the exons ATGGATCGCCATTCCAGCTACATCTTCATCTGGCTGCAGCTCGAACTCTGCGCCATGGCCGTGCTGCTCACCAAAG GTGAAATCAGATGCTACTGTGATGCTGCCCACTGCGTGGCGACCGGCTATATGTGTAAATCCGAGCTGAGCGCCTGCTTCTCGAGGCTTCTCGATCCTCAGAACACAAACTCCCCGCTCACCCATGGCTGCCTGGACTCTCTCACAAGCACAGCAGACCTCTGCCAAGCCAAACAGGCCCGAAACCACTCTGGCACCGCCGTGCCCACGTTGGAATGCTGTCATGAAGACATGTGCAATTACCGAGGGCTGCACGACGTGCTCGCCCCTCCCAAGGGGGAGGCCTCAG GACAGGGAAACCGCTATCAGCACGACGGCGGCAGGAACCTCATCACCAAAGTGCAGGAGCTCACTTCCTCCAAAGAGCTGTGGTTCCGGGCGGCCGTGATCGCCGTGCCCATCGCCGGCGGCCTCATTCTGGTGTTGCTGATCATGCTGGCCTTGAGGATGCTCCGGAGTGAGAACAAGAGACTGCAGGATCAGCGGCAGCAGATGCTGTCCCGTTTGCACTATAGCTTCCACGGACACCATTCCAAAAAGGGGCAGGTGGCCAAGTTAGACTTGGAGTGCATGGTGCCTGTGAGCGGCCACGAGAACTGCTGTCTGACCTGTGACAAGATGAGACAAGCGGACCTCAGCAACGACAAGATCCTCTCGCTCGTCCACTGGGGCATGTACAGCGGGCACGGGAAGCTGGAGTTCGTATGA